The sequence TCAAGCATCAGGAACATCAGCAGGACAAGCGGATACAGAGGACCTTCCAAGTGATCCAGAAACGATAAAGCGGTTAAAGATCGCGAAACTTCAATCGAGCATCAACGAAACATCAAAGCATCAACTACAATTAGAAAAGCAGCTTCAAGAAGAACTTCAGGGCAACCAAATACCTGAAGAGCAGTCAAACCAGAATCCAGTAGTTCTCGACGGGAAACATCAAGACCAAGAGAAGCAATCGAGGCTCCAACACCAACAAATGGAATATCGTAGAGAGGATCAACAATTACCGCCACCTCAAGTTCAACAGTCTCAACAACATCAACAGCATCCAAATCCCAtggaacaacaacaacaacaacaacaagatcCACGACAACCATCGCCGCAGCAGTTTTCTTCACAACCTCCACTGCTATTTTCTGAtcatcaacaacaacaagatCATCTACTGTGGCAAGATCAGCAAAACAGAGGTTTTCATCAGGAGCAAAGCCTTCGTTTATTGCTGAACCAAATGCAGATACAGCAGCAACAGTTAGAGCGACAGCTTCAACAGGAGCAATACAGACGACAACAGCTAGAAGCACATTTACAGCATCAACAGTTAAGATTGACAGCACCTCCACAGCGAGAAAACGAAATCCCGAATTACACCTTTGGCGCGATTTCAGGATACTGGGGTCCGTACAATCAACGAGACTCCGGGATAGCTGAACATCCCCAGGAATATGAGCAACAAAATTTCAGGGGAACGCCTAATAGATCCAACACACCGAGAATCAATACTCAACAGTCAAATAGTTACAGATTTCTGCAACCGGTACATAAGTGGTCATTCGAGTACTCAGGAGAAGGTAACATCGTAAAGTTAGGCGAATTTCTGAATCAGGTGAACACCTACGCTGTCACCGAAGGCATGGATGAGCAAACATTGCTTCGCTCAATCAAACATCTATTGAAAGGAAGAGCACTTCAGTGGTACACGCGCTCGTATCTAATCCTTACAACTTGGGACATCTTTAAAGCAGAAATCAAACAAGAGTTCTTACCTCCGAACTACTCGGAGATTGTGAAGCAGGATCTGTACTTACGATTCCAAGGTCCAAATGAGTCATTCACAACATTCTACAGAGACCTAGTAGCGGCGTTCGAGATAATGGAACCAGCAATATCAGAGTCAGAGAAGTTATTCATCTTGAAATCACATCTCAACACGGACTTCTCCCCAATTGCTTCGGCGTCCCGATCGGCGAGTGTCCGTGACCTCGTGGCAGTATGCAAAGATTTCGAAGTTTCTCGTTCTTACGCACTAAGAGGGCGAGCACCAACAACGCGAGTCCTAGGAACCCGGCATGAGAATTCATCACTTCATCAGCCCGTGATCAATAGATTGGACAACAGTGGCCGGCCGCCATTAAATCGACAACCGTACGGCACAGCGCGGGTCAGCATGGTAGAGCATAATCAAGAGGTCGAAGAAGAAGTGGATCCGGTGAGCATCAGGGAAGAGAAGCGTTTCATCAGGACATTGCTTACCGGAACGAAGCTGCGTCGAATCTAACAGAAGAGGTAAATGCCATTCGAGGGCAGAATAATTGGAGCGGAAGATCGGCGTCTGACACCACATCGAACCAGTCGGGTAGGAATTCCATACGGGAGGCTCCAATAGTAACAGTATGTTGGCAATGTGAAAACCCTGGACACACTTATTTCAGATGTCCTAATCCAAAACGCTACTTGTTTTGCTACAGCTGCGGCAAGAAAGGATGTACAACGCGCAACTGCGAAGCCTGCATCTTACGCTGGAGACAATTAGACACACAAAATGAGCTTCCGATTTCGGGAAACCGGAACTGGGAGAACCCACAGTAAAGGTGGTGGGATCTCCCGAAAAATCGATGGTGCCTTTGCTACGTAATATTCCGGCTTTTTGTAAGGCGGACTCTATTATAATTGATACGGAAAACAACGATAATCGACCATATGCAGCTATATCGAtccttggga comes from Armigeres subalbatus isolate Guangzhou_Male chromosome 2, GZ_Asu_2, whole genome shotgun sequence and encodes:
- the LOC134209879 gene encoding LOW QUALITY PROTEIN: uncharacterized protein LOC134209879 (The sequence of the model RefSeq protein was modified relative to this genomic sequence to represent the inferred CDS: inserted 1 base in 1 codon) — protein: MDLNHLTPEEIEFELLVRKTTGTRGKNLEWKASRLQQLLDSELNGSPVPNCSSHVLTDMDSIYQCQTKLSPILQALDGAFRQRNDNQVNALKSRLLHYQFRLSLISDPMILINAKKTLEKVGLALQKIEKYIQNQASGTSAGQADTEDLPSDPETIKRLKIAKLQSSINETSKHQLQLEKQLQEELQGNQIPEEQSNQNPVVLDGKHQDQEKQSRLQHQQMEYRREDQQLPPPQVQQSQQHQQHPNPMEQQQQQQQDPRQPSPQQGFHQEQSLRLLLNQMQIQQQQLERQLQQEQYRRQQLEAHLQHQQLRLTAPPQRENEIPNYTFGAISGYWGPYNQRDSGIAEHPQEYEQQNFRGTPNRSNTPRINTQQSNSYRFLQPVHKWSFEYSGEGNIVKLGEFLNQVNTYAVTEGMDEQTLLRSIKHLLKGRALQWYTRSYLILTTWDIFKAEIKQEFLPPNYSEIVKQDLYLRFQGPNESFTTFYRDLVAAFEIMEPAISESEKLFILKSHLNTDFSPIASASRSASVRDLVAVCKDFEVSRSYALRGRAPTTRVLGTRHENSSLHQPVINRLDNSGRPPLNRQPYGTARVSMVEHNQEVEEEVDPVSIRXREAFHQDIAYRNEAASNLTEEVNAIRGQNNWSGRSASDTTSNQSGRNSIREAPIVTVCWQCENPGHTYFRCPNPKRYLFCYSCGKKGCTTRNCEACILRWRQLDTQNELPISGNRNWENPQ